Proteins encoded together in one Triticum dicoccoides isolate Atlit2015 ecotype Zavitan chromosome 7B, WEW_v2.0, whole genome shotgun sequence window:
- the LOC119335633 gene encoding putative anthocyanidin reductase, with product MGSVGGGGSPEQDQPVCVTGATGYVGSWLVRTLLRRGRRVHATARDPAKAWRMLSAMEGKERLTVFRADMAEEGSFDDALAGCAAVFHVAASMDLHLSPDQHDAEERVRSQVLEPATRGTINVLRSCVRAGTVRRVVFTSSVSTLAAAGAEVAVVDESCLRDLGDVWATKPIGWVYILSKRLAEEAAFGFARENGLRLVSVVLPTVAGPFLTPAVPTSVQLLLSPITRDPKLSALLASVHARFGCVPLAHVQDACDAHLFLADAPAAEGRYLCVGGSHAMADITRLLASHYPLFNPENRLGDDLDGASPASVVSSKRLLDLGFRFGHDAGDILRDAVAQCVDHGFLEPPAGCD from the exons ATGGGCAGCgtcggcggcggtggctcgccggagcagGACCAGCCCGTGTGCGTGACGGGCGCCACCGGCTACGTCGGCTCCTGGCTCGTCCGCACCCTGCTGCGGCGGGGCCGCCGCGTCCACGCCACGGCCAGGGACCCAG CCAAGGCGTGGCGGATGCTGTCGGCGATGGAGGGGAAGGAGCGGCTCACGGTGTTCCGGGCGGAcatggccgaggaagggagcttcgACGACGCCCTCGCCGGCTGCGCCGCGGTCTTCCACGTCGCCGCCTCCATGGACCTCCACCTATCGCCCGACCAGCACGACGCCG AGGAGCGCGTGAGGTCGCAGGTGCTGGAGCCGGCGACGAGGGGCACCATCAACGTGCTGCGGTCATGCGTCCGCGCCGGGACCGTCCGCCGGGTCGTCTTCACCTCCTCCGTCAGCACGCtggcggcggccggcgcggaggtggcggtcgtggACGAGTCGTGCCTCCGGGACCTCGGCGACGTCTGGGCCACCAAGCCCATCGGCTGGGTCTACATCCTGTCGAAGCGGCTGGCGGAGGAGGCCGCGTTCGGGTTCGCGCGGGAGAACGGCCTCCGCCTCGTGTCCGTCGTCCTCCCCACGGTCGCTGGCCCGTTCCTGACGCCGGCCGTGCCCACCAGCGTGCAGCTCCTGCTGTCCCCCATAACAC GTGACCCGAAGCTGAGCGCGCTGCTGGCGTCGGTGCACGCGCGGTTCGGGTGCGTGCCGCTGGCGCACGTCCAGGACGCGTGCGACGCGCACCTCTTCCTCGCGGACGCGCCGGCCGCCGAGGGGCGCTACCTGTGCGTCGGCGGCAGCCACGCCATGGCCGACATCACCCGGCTCCTCGCCTCGCACTACCCTCTGTTCAACCCCGAGAACAG GTTGGGTGATGATCTCGATGGTGCGAGCCCGGCGTCCGTGGTGTCGTCCAAGCGGCTGCTGGATCTGGGGTTCAGGTTCGGGCACGACGCCGGAGACATCCTCAGGGATGCAGTCGCGCAGTGCGTCGACCACGGCTTCCTGGAGCCGCCTGCTGGATGTGACTAG